The Mytilus trossulus isolate FHL-02 chromosome 3, PNRI_Mtr1.1.1.hap1, whole genome shotgun sequence genome contains a region encoding:
- the LOC134709635 gene encoding neuronal acetylcholine receptor subunit beta-3-like, which produces MFYFIIVICIYSPRINAASTLGTDIASLYTNLFETQNYMKVVRPSIDQTFSTLVTIDLHVIGINGIDELSQKLATTAYLSVHWLDQYLTWTPMFYGNAYHIKVPQDDVWKPDLTLKNGFTKLTELGSSVIYVDVQSTGDVGWYPFEVFESKCEIDITYFPFDRQACNLIFVAWSTKNFSIDVQLGDKGVVLQDYADDNAEWTIISTSASQLSSDSVPKVTFTLNLQRNAGFYVTNIIVPVILLGILNFFTFVLPADSGEKMGYSITVFLAFTVFLTIVSSELPKTSGSMLGYYLIFQLGMGIFVVCATAVELRLHHKKSPVPNIIRKMVKWHCKFKGVDVCKSGNCNGNRNEVEPFDKERMSEDDINWIDVTSLFDFVLFWFSFALNLIVTTTIIAILVSSRK; this is translated from the coding sequence ATGTTCTACtttattattgtaatatgtatttACTCTCCGCGCATTAATGCAGCATCAACACTTGGTACTGACATCGCAagtttatatacaaatttatttgaaacacaGAACTATATGAAGGTTGTGCGTCCGAGTATCGACCAGACTTTTTCTACGTTGGTAACCATAGACTTGCACGTTATTGGAATAAACGGAATAGATGAACTGTCCCAAAAGCTTGCAACGACGGCTTATTTGTCTGTACACTGGTTGGACCAATACTTGACATGGACACCAATGTTCTACGGTAATGCATATCACATTAAAGTACCTCAAGATGATGTCTGGAAACCAGACCTTACTTTGAAAAATGGATTTACCAAACTGACAGAACTTGGAAGCTCAGTGATATATGTTGACGTTCAGAGTACCGGAGATGTGGGTTGGTATCCATTTGAAGTATTTGAAAGTAAATGTGAAATAGACATAACATATTTTCCGTTTGACAGACAAGCATGTAATCTTATATTTGTGGCATGGTCAACTAAAAATTTCTCGATTGACGTACAATTAGGAGACAAAGGTGTTGTTTTACAGGATTACGCTGATGACAATGCCGAGTGGACAATTATATCGACTTCAGCATCTCAATTGTCTTCAGATTCGGTACCAAAAgttacatttacattaaatctCCAACGAAACGCTGGATTCTATGTCACAAACATTATCGTTCCTGTTATTCTCCTTGGTATTCTTAACTTTTTCACATTTGTACTTCCGGCAGACAGTGGCGAAAAGATGGGATATTCTATAACCGTATTTTTAGCGTTTACTGTTTTCCTGACAATTGTGAGTTCGGAGCTACCGAAAACATCTGGTTCGATGTTAGGATACTATCTGATTTTTCAGCTAGGAATGGGTATATTTGTAGTGTGTGCAACTGCCGTAGAATTGAGACTTCATCACAAGAAAAGCCCTGTCCCAAATATCATCAGAAAAATGGTTAAATGGCATTGCAAGTTTAAAGGCGTTGATGTGTGTAAATCGGGAAATTGCAATGGGAACAGAAATGAAGTCGAACCTTTTGACAAGGAACGGATGTCGGAAGACGATATCAACTGGATTGATGTTACTTCTCTCTtcgattttgttctattttgGTTTTCCTTTGCACTGAATCTGATTGTAACTACCACAATCATAGCCATCCTTGTATCATCGAGAAAATAA